A section of the Rhipicephalus sanguineus isolate Rsan-2018 chromosome 11, BIME_Rsan_1.4, whole genome shotgun sequence genome encodes:
- the LOC125756319 gene encoding uncharacterized protein LOC125756319, which translates to MYAADAKSARLEPTDTLPAHPVVCVVHSSATAEVSYPHDGLCDAIILNKVFYHSGQVSVSQGENHTYQEFLAAAAKSKLTAYMLATDRYFAVYETIPAAPSLEALRKMNVRGFGFLGIRVQSAQGELLEQHTRLLRSQVEDLTGMLKEVEVADSVVFLGVTTEEHMFKDSVVTSAFKLLISTVHSKHCSGSVLEYLTAMQNAAVRFRYEA; encoded by the exons ATGTATGCCG CGGACGCCAAATCGGCAAGGTTGGAACCAACGGACACGCTACCGGCGCATCCCGTCGTGTGCGTAGTGCACAGTTCAGCAACGGCCGAAGTGAGCTACCCGCACGACGGTCTCTGCGATGCGATCATCTTGAACAAGGTTTTCTACCACAGTGGCCAGGTGTCCGTCTCGCAAGGAG AAAATCACACGTACCAGGAGTTCCTCGCGGCAGCGGCGAAGTCAAAGCTCACGGCGTACATGTTGGCCACAGACCGGTACTTCGCCGTCTACGAGACGATCCCGGCTGCGCCCAGTCTCGAGGCCTTGCGCAAAATGAACGTGCGCGGCTTCGGCTTCCTCGGCATTCGCGTGCAGAGCGCACAGGGCGAACTACTGGAGCAGCACACCAGGCTCCTTCGATCTCAGGTCGAG GACCTGACTGGCATGCTCAAGGAGGTGGAAGTGGCCGACAGCGTCGTATTCCTTGGAGTTACCACGGAGGAGCACATGTTTAAGGATTCCGTCGTCACATCCGCATTCAAGCTACTCATCAGCACCGTTCA TTCGAAGCACTGtagtggctctgtgttagaatacctgactgccatgcagaacgcCGCAGTTCGTTTCCGGTACGAGGCGTGA